A genome region from Pseudanabaena sp. Chao 1811 includes the following:
- a CDS encoding PAS domain S-box protein — protein MGMHLSLELLANSIQQLHELENIAALPATSSIEIEEKNLSFSNTINVLQSSLTELENSYRSLAGELEGYRELFDFAPDGYFVTDANGDITAANRAATLMFGSQPIGKNLENFVYPSYKEQFQRLIGQLQRGQNIKSLDFRMQFPTGQPFDASFTIISIRALDGKVIGMRWWIQDMTQRKQEADKIQQSHQRLEIRVAEMNAKLNLMDRQVRVEREEQRRISRNLARNEAKLRAMMQHSSDIVNILDIDTTIHYCSPAIFKTLGYAPEDVMDKKFIKFIHPEDLPIFQEFLAQSVDSLSVSTPIVMRHQHINGNWVYLESVCCNLLQDANVQGLVINSRDITERKRTESALQESNLRLDAIASSMPATIYRLAMKPDGTIAIPFINDGLIDLIGIAPRYAISNPYQLLDFIHPEDFDQFKALIQAGFDKLATFRHEFRIITLSGEVKWVQNITRYYRTDSGDVLADGVCIDISERGEAESSLQRTNELLRAVIKAVPVAIDIVSPEGKILLCNAAAEKLFSLNTIATLGYPFQGNSDSQVMGLQAAILDTLAGKPLDRVQMDIEIRDGSWISISMSTVLVHDAEGKIIGVLRIIEELGDRLSHILSNGLHFEPSTTSAIVSSGTDAIANFAASPIPNLANTLLNQYQIGQRNFAGLNLRGAYLVEAELSQVDFSGAALNGSNCSHANLQHANLRGADLRGANLQHADLKWADLRGADLRGADLRNADISGTVTDESNFLGALLSV, from the coding sequence ATGGGAATGCACCTTAGTCTTGAATTACTTGCAAACTCGATTCAGCAACTGCATGAGCTAGAGAATATTGCAGCATTACCCGCAACATCTTCTATCGAAATTGAGGAGAAAAATCTTTCTTTTAGCAACACTATTAACGTTCTGCAATCTAGCTTAACAGAACTAGAAAATTCCTATCGATCACTGGCAGGAGAATTAGAGGGCTACCGTGAACTCTTTGACTTTGCCCCTGATGGCTATTTTGTCACCGATGCGAATGGCGATATCACTGCTGCTAACCGTGCCGCAACCTTGATGTTTGGTTCGCAACCGATTGGCAAAAACCTAGAAAACTTCGTTTATCCTTCCTATAAAGAGCAATTCCAACGCCTGATTGGACAGTTGCAAAGAGGACAAAATATTAAAAGCTTGGACTTTCGGATGCAGTTTCCGACAGGTCAACCCTTTGATGCCAGCTTTACGATTATTAGCATTCGCGCTCTTGATGGCAAAGTGATTGGAATGCGTTGGTGGATTCAAGACATGACCCAACGCAAACAGGAAGCTGACAAAATCCAGCAATCACATCAACGCCTAGAGATTCGGGTTGCAGAAATGAATGCCAAACTCAACCTGATGGATCGTCAAGTTCGGGTAGAGAGAGAAGAACAACGACGTATTTCTCGCAACCTTGCCCGTAATGAAGCAAAACTGCGCGCAATGATGCAGCATTCTTCAGATATCGTGAATATTCTCGATATTGATACAACAATTCACTATTGTAGTCCTGCGATCTTTAAAACCTTAGGATATGCCCCTGAAGATGTGATGGACAAGAAATTTATCAAATTCATCCATCCTGAAGACCTCCCAATTTTTCAAGAATTTTTGGCCCAATCAGTTGATTCTCTATCTGTATCTACGCCGATTGTGATGCGCCATCAGCATATTAATGGTAATTGGGTTTATCTAGAGTCAGTTTGCTGTAATCTTTTGCAGGATGCGAATGTGCAGGGATTAGTGATTAACTCCCGCGATATTACAGAACGAAAGCGTACAGAGTCAGCATTGCAAGAAAGTAATCTGCGATTAGATGCGATCGCTTCTAGTATGCCTGCGACTATCTATCGTCTAGCGATGAAACCTGATGGAACTATTGCGATTCCATTTATTAATGATGGCTTAATCGATCTGATTGGCATTGCACCCCGATATGCGATTTCTAATCCCTACCAACTGCTGGATTTCATTCATCCTGAAGACTTCGATCAATTTAAAGCTCTGATTCAGGCAGGTTTTGATAAACTAGCGACCTTCCGCCATGAGTTTCGGATTATTACACTCTCTGGTGAAGTGAAATGGGTGCAAAATATCACGCGCTATTATCGTACAGACTCAGGGGATGTGCTGGCGGATGGCGTATGTATTGATATTAGTGAAAGAGGTGAAGCTGAATCGAGCTTGCAACGCACTAATGAACTATTGAGAGCGGTAATTAAGGCAGTGCCTGTGGCGATCGATATTGTAAGTCCTGAGGGGAAAATATTGTTATGTAATGCGGCGGCTGAAAAGCTCTTCTCATTAAATACGATCGCCACTTTGGGTTATCCATTTCAAGGTAATTCTGACTCTCAGGTGATGGGCTTACAAGCCGCGATCCTTGATACCTTGGCTGGTAAACCCCTAGATCGGGTGCAGATGGATATTGAAATTCGTGATGGTAGTTGGATCAGCATTAGTATGTCCACGGTCCTCGTCCATGATGCTGAGGGCAAGATTATTGGCGTATTACGAATTATTGAAGAATTAGGCGATCGCCTCTCTCACATTTTATCGAATGGATTGCATTTTGAGCCATCGACAACATCTGCAATAGTGTCATCAGGAACCGATGCGATCGCTAATTTCGCCGCGTCCCCTATTCCAAACCTTGCCAATACCTTGCTCAATCAATACCAAATTGGACAGCGTAACTTTGCAGGTTTGAACTTGCGAGGTGCTTATCTTGTGGAAGCCGAATTGTCGCAGGTAGATTTTAGTGGTGCTGCCCTGAATGGCTCCAATTGCAGTCATGCCAATCTCCAACATGCAAATCTGCGTGGGGCAGACTTGCGCGGGGCAAATTTGCAACATGCAGATTTAAAATGGGCAGACTTGCGTGGAGCAGACTTACGTGGGGCAGATTTACGCAATGCTGACATCTCAGGGACGGTTACTGACGAAAGCAACTTTTTAGGGGCGCTTTTATCGGTTTGA
- a CDS encoding DEAD/DEAH box helicase has protein sequence MSSSSITFPVKKSSVPHKSSDPTASAKGFSALGLSEQIVRAVAARGYTQPTPIQSQAIPVVLSGQDLLAGAQTGTGKTAGFTLPILHLLSNKAVKRSPTGKIPIRALILTPTRELAAQVEESVQTYGRHLPLTSMVIYGGVNINPQINRLRGGVEILVATPGRLLDHVQQGRLDLSKVEILVLDEADRMLDMGFIRDIKRILALLPKQRQNLLFSATFSNEIKAFASTLLNQPVLVEVASQNATADLVTQRIFPVDRDRKRELLTHLIKTNNWYQVLVFTRTKHGADRLVKQLHQDDIVAMAIHGNKSQAARTRALGKFKDGSLQVLVATDIAARGLDISELPHVVNYELPNVPEDYVHRIGRTGRAGLSGEAISLVCVDERKFLADIEKLIKRSLPQEVVDGFDPDPRAKPEPIIMGRQQKHQPRRGQRDSAIAKSTSSAPSKSPNQPQKKQSSRAVAKPVQANRSEHIDSHHNRNR, from the coding sequence ATGTCTTCTTCTTCAATTACCTTTCCTGTCAAGAAATCTTCTGTACCCCATAAATCTTCTGACCCAACCGCATCAGCCAAAGGTTTCTCAGCTCTAGGTTTATCTGAGCAAATTGTCCGTGCTGTCGCTGCACGCGGCTATACCCAGCCCACACCGATTCAGTCGCAAGCGATCCCCGTTGTTCTCTCAGGGCAAGATTTACTAGCGGGCGCTCAAACGGGTACGGGCAAAACCGCAGGATTTACACTGCCAATTTTGCATTTATTGTCTAACAAAGCAGTTAAGCGATCGCCAACTGGCAAAATTCCGATCCGCGCTCTGATCCTCACGCCTACCCGTGAACTCGCTGCCCAAGTCGAAGAAAGTGTCCAGACCTACGGCAGACATCTGCCCCTCACATCGATGGTGATCTATGGTGGGGTGAATATTAATCCTCAAATTAATCGCCTAAGAGGTGGGGTGGAGATTTTAGTCGCCACCCCCGGCCGTCTCTTGGATCATGTCCAGCAAGGACGATTGGACTTGTCCAAGGTCGAAATCTTAGTATTAGATGAAGCCGATCGCATGTTGGATATGGGCTTCATTCGTGATATCAAGCGAATTTTGGCACTATTACCAAAACAACGCCAAAATCTCCTCTTCTCGGCAACTTTCTCCAATGAGATTAAAGCTTTTGCCAGTACCTTACTCAATCAACCTGTTCTCGTCGAAGTTGCTAGTCAGAATGCCACTGCCGATTTAGTGACGCAGCGAATTTTCCCTGTCGATCGCGATCGCAAGCGTGAGTTACTCACCCATCTGATCAAAACTAATAACTGGTATCAGGTCTTAGTGTTTACGCGCACTAAGCATGGAGCTGATCGCCTTGTGAAGCAATTGCACCAAGATGACATCGTCGCGATGGCGATTCATGGGAACAAGAGTCAAGCTGCTCGGACTCGTGCCCTTGGTAAATTTAAGGATGGTAGCTTGCAAGTATTAGTCGCCACTGATATCGCCGCACGGGGCTTAGACATTAGCGAACTTCCCCATGTGGTTAACTATGAGTTGCCCAATGTGCCAGAGGACTATGTGCATCGCATCGGTCGTACAGGACGTGCTGGCTTGTCAGGGGAGGCGATCTCATTGGTTTGTGTCGATGAGCGTAAGTTTCTGGCAGATATCGAGAAGCTCATTAAGCGATCGCTACCCCAAGAAGTCGTTGATGGCTTTGATCCTGATCCTCGTGCTAAGCCTGAGCCAATCATTATGGGACGGCAACAGAAGCATCAACCTCGTCGTGGACAAAGGGATAGTGCGATCGCCAAATCAACGTCATCTGCACCAAGCAAATCACCTAATCAACCACAGAAGAAACAATCTAGTAGAGCTGTTGCCAAGCCTGTTCAAGCCAACAGATCCGAGCATATAGATTCTCACCATAATCGCAATCGTTAG